A genomic window from Populus nigra chromosome 7, ddPopNigr1.1, whole genome shotgun sequence includes:
- the LOC133699251 gene encoding auxin response factor 1-like, translated as MAFAAMNHTSGGNSHAGGCNDALYKELWHACAGPLVTLPREGELVYYFPQGHMEQLEASTHQGMEPQMPLFNLPSKILCKVVNVQRRAEPETDEVYAQITLLPEPDQSEVTSPDPPLPEPERCTVHSFCKTLTASDTSTHGGFSVLRRHADDCLPPLDMSQQPPWQELVATDLHGNEWHFRHIFRGQPRRHLLTTGWSVFVSSKKLVAGDAFIFLRGENGELRVGVRRLMRQQMNMPSSVISSQSMHLGVLATASHAIATGTLFSVFYKPRTSRSEFIVSLNKYLEVRNHKLSVGMRFKMRFEGEEVPERRFSGTIVGVGDNISSGWADSDWRSLKVQWDEPSSIMRPERVSHWELEPLVATTPSNSQPVQRNKRARPYVIPSPTADLSALGMWKSPVESSALSYGDSQRGRDLYSSPNFSTTAKVNSLGFRGNGQVASVSHNSMHWPNRVESVTDSFAPVVNKDSGERRQGTGIGYKLFGIQLVENSNTEGTSPVVVSGTVVDDHPVLSLEAESDQHSEPEKSCLRSSQELQSRQIRSCTKVHMQGVAVGRAVDLTQFKRYEDLLRKLEEMFDIEGELSGSAKKWQVVYTDNEDDMMKVGDDPWNEFCGMVKKIFIYTSEEVKRLSPKIKLLAEEEVKGIGDNADAAVNTEDRSSTIGPGC; from the exons ATGGCATTTGCGGCTATGAATCATACCTCCGGAGGAAATTCCCATGCAG GGGGATGCAATGATGCTCTGTACAAAGAACTATGGCATGCCTGTGCTGGACCTCTTGTCACTCTTCCTCGTGAAGGGGAGCTAGTTTATTATTTTCCACAAGGTCACATGGAACAG CTTGAAGCTTCAACGCATCAGGGGATGGAGCCGCAAATGCCATTGTTTAATCTTCCATCTAAAATACTGTGTAAAGTAGTTAATGTTCAGCGCAGG GCTGAACCCGAAACAGATGAAGTTTATGCCCAGATAACACTACTTCCTGAACCAGAT CAAAGCGAGGTTACTAGTCCTGATCCTCCACTCCCAGAACCTGAAAGATGCACAGTCCATTCATTTTGCAAGACACTTACTGCTTCTGACACAAGCACTCATGGTGGTTTCTCTGTTCTTCGAAGGCATGCAGATGATTGTCTGCCTCCTTTG GATATGTCTCAGCAGCCACCCTGGCAGGAATTGGTTGCAACTGATCTGCATGGCAATGAATGGCATTTTCGACACATTTTTCGAG GCCAACCAAGGCGTCACTTGCTCACGACAGGTTGGAGTGTCTTTGTTAGCTCCAAAAAGTTAGTTGCGGGTGATGCATTCATCTTCCTCAG AGGAGAAAATGGTGAGCTTCGTGTGGGAGTAAGGAGGCTGATGAGGCAACAGATGAACATGCCATCTTCTGTTATATCTAGCCAAAGCATGCATCTAGGGGTTCTTGCTACTGCTTCTCATGCCATTGCAACTGGAACCCTTTTTTCCGTCTTCTATAAGCCAAg AACAAGTCGATCTGAGTTCATTGTAAGTCTTAACAAGTATCTTGAAGTTCGAAACCACAAGCTTTCTGTAGGGATGAGGTTTAAGATGAGATTTGAGGGCGAGGAAGTTCCTGAACGAAG GTTTAGTGGTACCATTGTCGGCGTTGGAGATAATATATCATCAGGATGGGCTGATTCTGATTGGAGGTCCTTGAAG GTCCAGTGGGATGAACCCTCATCCATCATGCGTCCAGAGAGGGTATCACACTGGGAATTGGAACCGCTTGTTGCAACTACTCCTTCAAACTCCCAACCTGTGCAAAGGAACAAACGGGCACGACCATACGTCATACCCTCACCAACTGCAGATCTTTCTGCACTAG GTATGTGGAAATCCCCTGTTGAGTCCTCTGCTTTATCATATGGTGATTCACAACGCGGACGAGACCTTTATTCATCACCCAATTTCTCTACCACTGCTAAGGTCAATTCTCTTGGCTTCCGAGGCAATGGTCAAGTGGCTAGTGTTTCCCATAACTCAATGCATTGGCCTAATCGAGTGGAAAGTGTCACAGACTCTTTTGCTCCAGTTGTAAACAAAGATTCTGGGGAAAGGAGACAGGGCACTGGAATTGGCTACAAACTGTTTGGGATTCAACTTGTTGAGAATTCCAACACAGAAGGAACTTCACCAGTCGTTGTGTCTGGAACGGTGGTTGATGATCACCCAGTTCTGTCTTTGGAAGCCGAGTCTGATCAGCATTCCGAGCCTGAGAAATCATGTTTGAGATCTTCCCAAGAGTTGCAAAGTAGGCAAATTAGGAGTTGCACAAAG GTTCACATGCAAGGGGTTGCTGTTGGAAGAGCTGTTGATTTGACACAGTTTAAACGCTACGAAGATCTGCTGAGGAAACTAGAGGAAATGTTTGATATTGAAGGTGAGCTCAGTGGATCCGCAAAGAAATGGCAGGTTGTCTACACTGATAATGAAGATGACATGATGAAGGTTGGGGATGATCCATGGAA TGAATTCTGTGGCATGGTGAAGAAGATTTTCATCTATACATCTGAAGAAGTGAAGAGGCTGTCGCCCAAGATTAAACTTCTAGCCGAAGAAGAGGTCAAAGGAATTGGCGACAATGCTGATGCAGCTGTTAACACAGAGGACCGCTCATCCACTATTGGACCTGGATGCTGA